One segment of Mycolicibacterium baixiangningiae DNA contains the following:
- a CDS encoding ferredoxin, which produces MGFKIALDMDLCQGHAMCELEAPDYFRVPKRGQVEILKTEGPDEDRAEVEQAVWACPTQALSITEEDE; this is translated from the coding sequence ATGGGATTCAAGATCGCGCTCGACATGGACCTGTGCCAGGGTCACGCCATGTGCGAGCTGGAGGCACCGGACTATTTCCGCGTCCCGAAACGCGGTCAGGTCGAGATTCTCAAAACCGAAGGGCCCGATGAGGATCGGGCTGAAGTCGAACAGGCGGTGTGGGCATGTCCCACGCAAGCGCTGTCCATCACAGAAGAGGATGAGTGA
- a CDS encoding sensor histidine kinase, translating into MRSGVPLRLGLVAATLVLVALGLLASGIAVTSIMRHSLESRVDQTLLDASRSWAQAPRQLPVTPLAGPNPARPPSNFYVRGTGPDGRMWTAVNDREAEPLLPADNDVGPDPVTVGSVNHSNVEWRAMTVRGPDGELTTVAIDLSEVQSTVRALVWSQVGIGAAVLLILGVVGYAVVQRSLRPLAEVEETAAAIAAGQLDRRVPQRDPRTEVGRLSLALNGMLAQIQQAVASSESSADAARTSEERMRRFITDASHELRTPLTTIRGFAELYRQGAARDVEMLMSRIESESRRMGLLVEDLLLLARLDAQRPLEQHRVDLLALATDAVHDTRSIAPLRTITLQVLDGPGTPEVLGDEARLRQVLGNLVANALQHTPKNAGITVRVGTDENNAVLEVCDEGPGMTEEDARRVFERFYRTDSSRARESGGTGLGLSIVDSLVRAHGGSVRVTTAPGQGCRFTVNMPRFSDVTFETA; encoded by the coding sequence GTGCGCAGCGGCGTGCCCCTGCGGCTGGGTCTGGTGGCCGCGACGCTGGTGCTCGTCGCACTGGGGCTGCTGGCCTCCGGCATCGCCGTGACGTCGATCATGCGGCACAGCCTGGAGAGCCGGGTGGATCAGACACTGCTCGACGCGTCGCGCAGTTGGGCGCAGGCGCCACGCCAGCTGCCGGTGACGCCGCTGGCGGGTCCCAACCCGGCCCGCCCGCCGTCGAACTTCTACGTCAGGGGAACCGGCCCCGACGGGCGGATGTGGACCGCCGTCAACGACCGCGAAGCAGAACCCCTGCTGCCGGCCGACAACGACGTGGGTCCCGATCCCGTCACCGTGGGGTCGGTCAACCACTCCAATGTGGAATGGCGTGCGATGACCGTCCGTGGCCCCGACGGGGAGCTGACGACGGTGGCGATCGACCTGTCCGAAGTGCAGTCGACGGTGCGCGCGCTGGTCTGGTCGCAGGTCGGTATCGGGGCGGCTGTGTTGCTGATCCTCGGTGTCGTGGGTTATGCCGTGGTGCAACGCAGCCTTCGCCCGCTCGCGGAGGTCGAGGAGACGGCGGCGGCGATCGCGGCGGGTCAGCTCGACCGCCGGGTGCCGCAACGGGACCCCCGCACCGAGGTGGGTCGGCTCTCGTTGGCGCTCAACGGAATGCTGGCGCAGATCCAGCAGGCGGTCGCGTCCTCGGAGTCCTCAGCGGATGCCGCGCGTACCTCCGAGGAGCGGATGCGCCGGTTCATCACCGATGCCAGCCACGAGTTGCGCACACCGCTGACGACGATCCGCGGCTTCGCCGAGTTGTACCGTCAGGGCGCCGCGCGCGACGTCGAGATGTTGATGAGCCGCATCGAGAGCGAATCGCGCCGGATGGGGTTGCTCGTCGAGGATCTGCTGCTGTTGGCGCGTCTGGACGCGCAGCGACCGCTGGAGCAGCACCGAGTGGACCTGCTGGCGCTGGCCACCGATGCCGTGCACGACACCCGGTCGATCGCGCCGTTGCGCACGATCACGCTGCAGGTGCTCGACGGGCCCGGCACACCGGAGGTGCTGGGTGACGAAGCACGGCTGCGGCAGGTGCTGGGCAATCTGGTCGCCAACGCGTTGCAGCACACGCCGAAGAACGCAGGCATCACGGTGCGGGTGGGCACCGATGAGAACAACGCGGTGCTCGAGGTGTGTGACGAGGGGCCGGGGATGACCGAGGAGGACGCGCGCCGGGTGTTCGAGCGGTTCTACCGCACCGACTCGTCGCGGGCACGGGAGAGCGGCGGGACCGGGCTGGGACTGTCGATCGTCGATTCGCTGGTGCGGGCCCACGGCGGGTCGGTCCGGGTGACGACGGCGCCAGGGCAGGGCTGCCGCTTCACGGTGAACATGCCGCGGTTTAGCGACGTGACCTTCGAAACCGCTTGA
- a CDS encoding nuclear transport factor 2-like protein: MPSIPREQLEGWVERWLQANRDAEHKGDWKPLADFYTEDATYGWNIGPKEDVMCVGIDEIRDVALGLEMEGLENWNYEYQKVLIDDKQGEVVGFWKQIVNKSDGTQDEIYGIGGSWFRLDGNLKIEWQRDFFDFGHVSKMFLKLIETGDLSAGMQKRIERSMAGEKLPGYHPLGQAPVPIW, translated from the coding sequence ATGCCGTCTATCCCGAGGGAACAACTCGAAGGCTGGGTCGAGCGGTGGTTGCAGGCCAACCGGGACGCCGAGCACAAGGGCGACTGGAAGCCCCTGGCCGACTTCTACACCGAGGACGCCACGTACGGCTGGAACATCGGGCCGAAGGAAGACGTCATGTGTGTCGGCATCGACGAGATCCGTGACGTCGCGCTGGGCCTGGAGATGGAAGGCCTCGAGAACTGGAACTACGAGTACCAGAAGGTGCTCATCGACGACAAGCAAGGCGAGGTCGTCGGCTTCTGGAAGCAGATCGTCAACAAGTCGGATGGCACCCAGGATGAGATCTACGGCATCGGCGGCAGCTGGTTCCGCCTCGACGGCAATCTCAAGATCGAGTGGCAGCGCGACTTCTTCGACTTCGGCCACGTGTCGAAGATGTTCCTCAAGCTGATCGAGACCGGCGATCTGAGCGCCGGCATGCAGAAGCGGATCGAGCGCAGTATGGCCGGCGAGAAACTCCCCGGTTACCACCCGCTCGGACAGGCCCCCGTCCCGATCTGGTGA
- a CDS encoding NDMA-dependent alcohol dehydrogenase, which translates to MKTKGALIWEFNQPWSIEEIEIGDPVQDEVKIQMEASGMCHSDHHLVTGGIPMAGFPVLGGHEGAGIVTEVGPGVEDVAPGDHVVLSFIPSCGRCPSCQAGLRNLCDLGAGLLGGTAVSDNTHRIHAKGQPVFPMTLLGTFSPYMVVHKSSVVKIDPSIPFEVACLVGCGVTTGYGSAVRAGDIRPGDDVAVIGVGGVGMSALQGAVNAGARNLFVIEPVEWKRDAALKFGATHAYPDLESAFAGVAEVTQGLMAKKVIVTVGELHGQDVDNYVNLTSKGGTCVLTAIGSMMDTQVTLNLAMLTLLQKNLQGTIFGGGNPHYDIPQLLSMYKAGKLNLDDMITRQYKLEQINDGYSDMLEGKNIRGIIRFSDDDR; encoded by the coding sequence ATGAAGACCAAAGGCGCCCTCATCTGGGAGTTCAACCAACCGTGGTCGATCGAGGAGATCGAGATCGGCGATCCGGTCCAGGACGAAGTCAAGATCCAGATGGAAGCGTCGGGCATGTGCCACTCCGACCACCATCTGGTCACAGGCGGAATCCCGATGGCCGGGTTCCCGGTGCTGGGCGGTCACGAGGGCGCCGGCATCGTCACCGAGGTCGGGCCCGGCGTCGAGGACGTCGCTCCGGGCGACCACGTCGTGTTGTCGTTCATCCCGTCCTGCGGGCGCTGCCCGTCGTGTCAGGCCGGGCTGCGCAACCTGTGCGACCTGGGTGCCGGGCTGCTGGGCGGCACCGCGGTGTCCGACAACACCCACCGCATCCACGCCAAGGGACAGCCCGTCTTTCCCATGACGCTGCTGGGCACGTTCAGCCCGTACATGGTCGTGCATAAGAGCTCGGTCGTGAAGATCGATCCGTCGATCCCGTTCGAGGTGGCCTGCCTGGTCGGCTGCGGCGTCACCACGGGCTACGGCTCGGCCGTCCGCGCCGGTGACATCCGGCCCGGTGACGACGTCGCGGTGATCGGCGTCGGCGGCGTCGGCATGTCCGCGCTGCAGGGTGCGGTCAACGCGGGTGCGCGCAACCTCTTCGTCATAGAGCCGGTCGAGTGGAAGCGCGACGCCGCGCTCAAGTTCGGGGCCACCCACGCCTACCCGGATCTGGAGTCCGCGTTCGCAGGCGTTGCCGAGGTGACCCAGGGATTGATGGCCAAGAAGGTCATCGTCACCGTCGGTGAGCTGCACGGCCAGGACGTCGACAACTACGTCAACCTGACGTCCAAGGGTGGCACCTGCGTGCTCACCGCCATCGGCAGCATGATGGACACCCAGGTGACGCTGAACCTCGCGATGCTGACCCTGCTGCAGAAGAACCTGCAGGGCACCATCTTCGGTGGCGGTAACCCGCACTACGACATCCCGCAGCTGCTGTCGATGTACAAGGCGGGCAAGCTCAACCTCGACGACATGATCACCCGGCAGTACAAGCTGGAGCAGATCAACGACGGATACTCCGACATGCTGGAGGGCAAGAACATCCGCGGCATCATCCGCTTCAGCGACGACGACCGGTAG
- a CDS encoding nuclear transport factor 2 family protein — protein MPDNSTETVEQSPVVAASRSSWRCVQSGDKEGWLALMADDVLIEDPIGEAVTNPDGTGVRGKDAVAAFYDANIGPNTLTVTCEATFPSSSPTEIAYILVLRTEFPNGFVATVRGVFTYRVNDAGLITNLRGYWNMDSMTFEEAKGD, from the coding sequence ATGCCCGACAACAGCACTGAAACGGTCGAGCAGTCACCGGTGGTCGCCGCGTCGCGGTCGTCGTGGCGATGCGTCCAATCCGGCGACAAAGAGGGCTGGCTGGCCCTGATGGCCGACGACGTCCTCATCGAGGACCCGATCGGCGAGGCAGTGACCAACCCGGACGGAACCGGGGTGCGCGGCAAGGACGCCGTCGCGGCGTTCTACGACGCAAACATCGGGCCGAACACGCTCACGGTCACCTGTGAGGCGACGTTCCCGTCGAGCTCGCCGACCGAGATCGCCTACATCCTGGTGCTGCGGACGGAGTTCCCGAACGGTTTCGTCGCCACGGTCCGCGGCGTGTTCACCTACCGGGTGAACGATGCGGGCCTGATCACGAATCTGCGCGGTTACTGGAACATGGACTCGATGACGTTCGAAGAGGCCAAGGGCGATTAG
- a CDS encoding SDR family NAD(P)-dependent oxidoreductase, which yields MVVGGTRGIGLAVAELLAARGAGVVVSGRDADAVDEAAQRVSGVGCVGSPADPEVADALIERCVREFGRIDILVNCAGTAEPPGSSILNVSSTQFRDLLDAHLGTVFETCRAAAPRMVAQGGGAIVNTSSFAYLGDYGGTGYPAGKGAVNALTLAIAAELAEHGVRANVVCPGARTRLSTGPEYESHVTELNRRGLLDDVSLQGALDAAPPEYVAPTYAYLVSDQARDVTGRIFIAAGGFVGEFARPSPGFLGYRDHHDSPPWTVEELHGVIGGSA from the coding sequence GTGGTGGTCGGCGGCACGCGGGGCATCGGCCTCGCGGTCGCCGAACTGCTCGCCGCGCGAGGTGCCGGGGTGGTGGTGAGCGGACGGGACGCCGATGCGGTGGACGAAGCCGCACAACGTGTCTCGGGTGTCGGATGCGTGGGCTCACCGGCCGATCCCGAGGTTGCCGACGCACTGATCGAGCGATGCGTGCGCGAATTCGGCCGCATCGACATCCTGGTGAACTGTGCGGGTACCGCGGAGCCGCCCGGATCGTCGATCCTGAACGTGAGCTCCACACAGTTCCGCGACCTGCTCGACGCACACCTGGGCACAGTGTTCGAGACGTGCCGGGCGGCGGCGCCGCGAATGGTGGCGCAAGGCGGTGGGGCGATCGTCAACACGAGTTCCTTTGCCTACCTGGGTGACTACGGAGGGACGGGCTATCCGGCCGGCAAGGGTGCGGTGAACGCGCTGACGTTGGCGATCGCCGCGGAGCTGGCCGAACACGGCGTGCGCGCCAACGTCGTGTGCCCGGGCGCCAGGACACGGTTGTCGACGGGTCCGGAGTACGAATCACACGTGACGGAGCTGAACCGGCGCGGGTTGCTCGACGACGTCAGCCTGCAGGGCGCGCTCGACGCGGCCCCGCCGGAGTATGTGGCGCCGACGTACGCATATCTGGTCAGCGATCAGGCACGCGATGTGACGGGTCGGATCTTCATCGCGGCCGGCGGCTTCGTCGGTGAGTTCGCGCGGCCCTCCCCCGGATTCCTCGGGTATCGGGACCACCACGACTCACCGCCGTGGACCGTCGAGGAGTTGCACGGGGTCATCGGGGGCTCAGCGTAG
- a CDS encoding cytochrome P450, producing MSSAIVPRVSGGEEEHGHLEEFRTDPIGLMNRIRSECGNVGWFQLVDKHVVFLSGAEANEFFFRSADEDLDQAEAYPFMTPIFGEGVVFDASPERRKEMLHNSALRGEQMKGHAATIEGEVKKIIANWGDEGEIELLDFFSELTIYTSTACLIGLKFREQLDSRFAKYYHELERGTDPLCYVDPYMDIESFRIRDESRVKLVALVQEIMEGRLANPPKDKADRDMLDVLVSIKDDDGNPRFSADEVTGMFISLMFAGHHTSSGTSSWTLIELLRNPDVYRDIIAELDDLYSDGQEVSFHALRQIPLLDNVVKETLRLHPPLIILMRVAKGEFEVEGFPIHKGDFVAASPAISNRIPEDFPDPDAFKPDRYNKPEQADVVNRWTWIPFGAGRHRCVGAAFATMQIKAIFSVLLREYEFEMAQPADSYRNDHSKMVVQLERPAKVRYRRRV from the coding sequence ATGTCATCAGCGATCGTGCCCCGGGTCTCCGGCGGCGAAGAAGAACACGGACACCTCGAGGAGTTCCGCACCGATCCGATCGGGTTGATGAACCGCATCCGCTCCGAATGCGGCAACGTCGGGTGGTTCCAGCTCGTCGACAAGCACGTCGTCTTCCTGTCCGGCGCCGAAGCCAACGAGTTCTTCTTCCGTTCCGCCGACGAGGATCTCGATCAGGCGGAGGCGTACCCGTTCATGACGCCGATCTTCGGCGAGGGCGTGGTGTTCGACGCCAGCCCCGAGCGGCGCAAGGAGATGCTGCACAACTCCGCGCTGCGCGGGGAACAGATGAAGGGCCACGCCGCCACCATCGAGGGCGAGGTCAAGAAGATCATCGCCAACTGGGGTGACGAGGGCGAGATCGAACTGCTCGACTTCTTCTCCGAGCTGACCATCTACACCTCCACGGCCTGCCTGATCGGGCTCAAATTCCGCGAACAGCTCGACAGCCGCTTCGCGAAGTACTACCACGAACTGGAGCGCGGCACCGACCCGCTCTGCTACGTCGACCCCTACATGGACATCGAGAGCTTCCGGATCCGTGACGAATCGCGTGTGAAACTGGTTGCGCTGGTTCAGGAGATCATGGAAGGTCGCCTCGCCAATCCGCCGAAGGACAAGGCGGATCGCGACATGCTCGACGTACTGGTCTCGATCAAGGACGACGACGGCAACCCGCGGTTCTCGGCCGACGAGGTCACGGGCATGTTCATCTCGCTGATGTTCGCCGGCCACCACACCAGCTCGGGCACCTCGTCGTGGACGTTGATCGAGCTGCTGCGCAACCCCGACGTCTACCGCGACATCATCGCCGAACTCGACGACCTCTATTCCGACGGGCAAGAGGTGAGCTTCCATGCGCTGCGCCAGATTCCGTTGCTCGACAACGTCGTCAAGGAAACGCTGCGCCTGCACCCGCCGCTGATCATCCTCATGCGCGTGGCCAAGGGTGAGTTCGAGGTGGAGGGCTTCCCGATCCACAAGGGCGATTTCGTCGCCGCCTCACCGGCGATCTCCAACCGGATCCCCGAGGACTTCCCGGATCCGGACGCGTTCAAGCCGGACCGCTACAACAAGCCCGAACAGGCCGACGTCGTCAACCGGTGGACGTGGATCCCCTTCGGCGCGGGCCGGCACCGCTGCGTCGGCGCGGCGTTCGCCACCATGCAGATCAAGGCGATCTTCTCGGTCCTGTTGCGCGAGTACGAGTTCGAGATGGCTCAACCCGCGGACAGTTACCGCAACGACCATTCGAAGATGGTGGTCCAGCTCGAGCGGCCCGCCAAAGTGCGTTACCGCAGGCGGGTGTAG
- a CDS encoding SDR family oxidoreductase, producing MPRFAPLPDRRPAIVAGASSGIGEASAIALAARGFPVALGARRVEKLEDLVGKINADGGEAVGFHLDVTDPNSVKSFVSQSVDALGDIEVLVAGAGDTYFGKLAEITTDEFESQLQVHLVGANRLAAAVLPGMLERQRGDLIFVGSDVALRQRPHMGAYGAAKAALVAMVNNFQMELEGTGVRASIVHPGPTKTSMGWSLPAEKIGPALEDWAKWGQARHDYFLRASDLARAITFVAETPRGGYIANMELQPEAPLANAPAERQQLRLNAENLK from the coding sequence ATGCCACGTTTCGCACCCCTGCCCGACCGCCGGCCGGCCATCGTCGCCGGAGCATCGTCGGGAATCGGCGAGGCCAGCGCGATCGCCCTCGCCGCGCGCGGGTTCCCCGTCGCGCTGGGCGCACGCCGCGTCGAGAAACTCGAGGACCTCGTCGGGAAGATCAACGCCGACGGCGGTGAAGCCGTCGGGTTCCACCTCGACGTGACCGACCCGAATTCGGTGAAATCCTTCGTCTCCCAATCGGTGGACGCCCTCGGCGACATCGAGGTCCTGGTGGCCGGTGCGGGTGACACCTACTTCGGGAAACTCGCCGAGATCACCACCGACGAGTTCGAATCGCAGCTGCAGGTCCACCTCGTGGGCGCCAACCGACTGGCCGCGGCGGTGCTACCCGGCATGCTCGAGCGTCAGCGCGGCGACCTGATCTTCGTCGGCTCCGACGTCGCCCTGCGCCAGCGCCCCCACATGGGCGCCTACGGCGCCGCCAAGGCCGCCCTGGTCGCCATGGTGAACAACTTCCAGATGGAACTCGAGGGCACCGGCGTGCGTGCGTCGATCGTGCACCCCGGCCCCACGAAGACGTCGATGGGCTGGAGCCTGCCCGCCGAGAAGATCGGTCCGGCGCTGGAGGACTGGGCCAAGTGGGGGCAGGCGCGCCACGACTACTTCCTGCGCGCCTCCGATCTCGCGCGCGCCATCACCTTCGTCGCCGAGACACCGCGCGGGGGCTACATCGCCAACATGGAACTGCAGCCCGAAGCGCCGCTGGCGAACGCGCCCGCCGAACGCCAGCAGCTGAGGCTGAACGCGGAGAACCTGAAATGA
- a CDS encoding HIT family protein, with the protein MATVFTKIINGELPGRFVYEDDEIVAFLTIAPMTQGHTLVVPRAEIDQWQDIEPQVFARVMEVSQLIGKAVVKAFGAERAGVIIAGLEVPHLHVHVFPAYNLTDFGFAGVDNNPSPESLDDAQAKIKAALAEIG; encoded by the coding sequence ATGGCGACTGTCTTCACGAAGATCATCAACGGAGAACTGCCGGGCCGATTCGTCTACGAGGACGATGAGATCGTCGCGTTCCTGACCATCGCGCCGATGACCCAGGGCCACACGCTGGTGGTGCCCCGCGCCGAGATCGACCAGTGGCAGGACATCGAGCCGCAGGTGTTCGCCCGCGTCATGGAAGTCTCGCAGCTGATCGGCAAGGCGGTCGTCAAGGCGTTCGGCGCCGAACGCGCCGGCGTCATCATCGCCGGCCTCGAGGTGCCGCACCTGCACGTGCACGTCTTCCCGGCCTACAACCTCACCGACTTCGGATTCGCAGGAGTCGACAACAACCCGTCGCCGGAGTCCCTCGACGACGCGCAGGCCAAGATCAAGGCCGCGCTCGCCGAAATCGGCTGA
- a CDS encoding cytochrome P450, whose amino-acid sequence MTLTSDVVLDPYDYDFHEDPYPYYQRLRDDAPLYRNEQLGFWALSRHADVLQGFRNSTTLSNKFGVSLDPVSRGPHASKTMSFLAMDDPAHLRLRTLVSKGFTPRRIRELEPRVTELTRKHLETMLEKADADGTVDYVAEFAGKLPMDVISELMGVPEADRDRIRALADGVMHREDGVNDVPAEAIEASLNLIVYYQDMVAERRKKLTDDLTSALLEAEIDGDRLTDEEVLGFMFLMVIAGNETTTKLLANAAFWGHKNPDQLTRVYDDTSTVPLWVEETLRYDTSSQILARTVVGDLTLYDTRIPDGDVLLLLPGSAHRDERVFDDPDSYVIGREIGSKLMSFGSGAHFCLGAHLARMEARVALTELFTRIRGYEVDEAGAVRVHSSNVRGFAHLPITVETR is encoded by the coding sequence GTGACCCTGACCAGCGATGTCGTGCTCGACCCGTATGACTACGACTTCCACGAGGACCCCTACCCGTACTACCAGCGGCTGCGCGACGACGCGCCGCTGTACCGCAACGAGCAGCTGGGCTTCTGGGCACTCTCGCGCCATGCCGATGTCCTGCAGGGCTTCCGCAACAGCACGACGTTGTCGAACAAGTTCGGCGTCTCACTGGACCCGGTGTCCCGGGGACCGCACGCGTCGAAGACGATGTCGTTCCTCGCAATGGACGATCCCGCCCACCTGAGGCTGCGCACCCTGGTCTCGAAGGGGTTCACCCCGCGGCGCATCCGCGAACTGGAACCGCGGGTGACCGAGCTGACCCGTAAGCATCTCGAGACGATGCTCGAGAAGGCCGATGCCGACGGAACCGTCGACTACGTCGCCGAATTCGCCGGCAAGCTGCCGATGGACGTCATCTCGGAGCTCATGGGTGTCCCCGAGGCCGACCGGGACCGCATCCGCGCGCTGGCCGACGGGGTGATGCACCGCGAAGACGGGGTCAACGACGTCCCCGCCGAAGCGATCGAGGCGTCGCTCAACCTCATCGTCTACTACCAGGACATGGTCGCCGAGCGTCGCAAGAAGCTGACCGACGACCTGACCTCGGCGCTGCTCGAAGCCGAGATCGACGGGGACCGGCTGACCGACGAAGAAGTGCTCGGGTTCATGTTCCTGATGGTGATCGCCGGCAACGAGACGACCACGAAACTGCTTGCCAATGCCGCATTCTGGGGCCACAAGAACCCCGACCAGCTGACCCGGGTCTACGACGACACCTCCACGGTCCCGCTGTGGGTGGAGGAGACGCTGCGCTACGACACCTCCAGCCAGATCCTGGCCCGCACGGTGGTGGGCGACCTCACGCTGTATGACACCCGAATCCCCGACGGCGACGTGCTGCTGCTGCTCCCCGGCTCGGCCCACCGCGACGAGCGTGTCTTCGACGATCCCGACTCCTACGTGATCGGTCGCGAGATCGGTTCCAAGCTCATGAGTTTCGGCAGTGGCGCGCACTTCTGCCTCGGCGCCCACCTGGCCCGCATGGAGGCCCGGGTGGCGTTGACCGAGCTCTTCACACGGATCCGCGGATACGAGGTCGACGAGGCCGGCGCCGTCCGAGTCCACTCGAGCAATGTCCGCGGGTTCGCCCATCTTCCGATCACAGTGGAGACCAGATAG